AGGTCGTTGAAGCCGTCGGAGTCGGAGTCGCCGGTGCCGTTCTGGGTCAGCAGGGTGGTCGTGCTGAACCAGGTCGTTTCCCAGCGGTCAGGCAGGCCGTCGTTGTCGCCGTCGCCATCCGGATTGCCGGGTACCATCGGATTGTCCGGAGCGGTTTTGGCCGTGAACTCGGCCAGCGAGCTGAAGCCGTCGCCATCCGTGTCGCCGGTGCCATTGTCGGTCAGGTCGCCGATGAAGTTTTCCTCCCAGCCGTCCGACATGCCGTCATTGTCGTCGTCAGGGAACAGGACGTAGGACACCGGGCTGGTGCCTGCGGCGAGTTCCTCTTCATTGGTCGCGTAATCGCCGTCCGGATCGCCGGTGGAGGTTTCATCGAGGTCGGTGAAGTACTCCTCCTCCCACGCGTCGGGCAGGCCGTCGGCATCGGAGTCATTCGGGCTCGACTGCGAGTCGTTGGGATCGCTGAGCGCGATGAGTTCTTCGAGGTTGTCGCTCGAGTCGTTGTCCGGATCATCGCCGGGATCGAATTCCAGGCTTTGGAAGTAGTACTGCTCGAAGGCATCGGGCAGCTTGTCATTGTCGGTGTCGAGCTGGGCGGCATTGTCCGGCCCCTGTTGATAGAGGCCCTGGACAGCCCAGTCGGCAAGGGCTCCGTCCCAGATGCGGACTTCGTCGTAAGTCGCGCTGGCGGTATTGTCGCCAAAGGTCGACAGGCCGAGCGCGGCGATCGGATCACTGAACAGCGCGAGGCTGTTCGCGACCGTGACCGTTCCGCGAGCCGGTCCCATCTCCAGATACGACTCGCCATCATAGGCCGGGGCCGAATACCACTTCACCACGGAACTGCCGGCGACTGGCGCGGGCTCGATGGTCATGACGATGTGATACTTGGTTCCGACGGCGTAGTTGTTGGTGTTGTTCGTCGAGGCCAGCGCGCCGTCGCGCCATTCGACCCGGTCGGTCAATGGGGTCGCCGCCTGGCTCCAGCTCATGAAGAGGTTCTCCGTGGTGCCGCTGTGGAAGTCGAAGATCCGCGACCAGCTCTGGGGCGCGTTCATCGTCGCCCACAGCTCGATGGTCACGGGGGTGTTCCGCGCGGGTAGCAGGTTGGCCCCGAGCTTGACCCACTGGGAATCCGCCTTCACCCCGCCGGCCAGCGTCACGCTGGTGGCGTCCTGGGTCACCACGTTGGTATTGCTGGTGGTGCCGTTCTGAATCGCGGCGTGGCTGGTGCCGACCGAGTCATTGAGGTTACCGGTGAAGCTCCAGCGGTGGAGGGCCTTCGAGAACGCTTGCGAATACGACGAGTCCGTCGGATTCGACCCATACTCGTATTCCTGGAGGTCGGTGAAGAGATCGCTGTCCGAATCGACCGTGCCGTCCTTCGCGGTGATGGTGGTGAAGTAGAGAATCTCCCAGCCATCCGCCATGCCGTCGGTGTCCGTGTCGCTGAAGCTGCCCGCATTCGCCGGCAGGGTGACGGAGGTGAATTCGAACAGGTTCGAATCGAAGTCGCCGTCGTAGTCATCGCTGCCGGTCTGGGCAGCGATGCCCCCGAAATGGGTGACTTCCCAACTGTCGCGAAGCCCGTCGTTGTCGGTGTTGGCCGGGTCGGAGGCGGCATTGTTCGCCGAGGTGCCGGCCAGGAATTCGTCGTAGTTGTTGGTGAAGTCCCCGTCGAGGTTGCCGGTGGCGCCGTTGACCCCGGTAGCTCCATCGGGAAGTGTCCAATCCAGACCATTGGCCTGTTCATAGGCGTCGGACATCCCATCACCATCGGAATCCGAGGAAGTCACATCTACGGTGATCGCGTTGCCGGTGTTGTTGAAGGTATAAGTGTAGCCGACCCGTGGGTTGGTCACCGAGAGGCCAGTGATTCCGGGCGCCAAGGCACTGGTGCTTTGGACGAGCGTGTAGCTGCCCAGCGTGGCGGCATTGGTCGTACCCGTGTCGTAAAGCGTGAAGCCAAGGGCGGCACCGCGGGTGCAGGACCCCGTGACAATCTTGTCGCTGCTGGTGCCGCCGCCGGTTTCGAAGGTCAGAGTGGCACCGCTGGCAAGGGTGAGTGAGGAAACCGTGAGCGTGCCGACGGCCGCCGCGGGATCCGCGACGACCAGTCCGGCCGTCGCGGCCACCGACACCGCATTGGCGGCATGGTTTCCGCCCAGGCCGAGCTTGCCGCCATTCACCGCCATGGGTCCGCTGAAGGTGTCGGCCCCGCCCAAGGTGGTGGTACCGGTGCCGGTGAAGGTCAGGCCACCGCTGGTATTTGCCACCAGTGAGGCGGTCCCGGTGATCGAGCCAGTATTCCCGACGCCGCCGCCTGCGAGTGCGAAGGTCGGCGCCGTGGTGTAGTTGATACCGGGGTTGGTGACGGTGATGCCCGTGAGGGTGCCGCTGGCATCGACATTCGCGACCGCGGTAGCACCGGAGCCGCCACCACCGGTGATGGTGACGACCGGGGTATCGATGAACCCCGCACCGCCGACCGTCAGGCCGGTGGCGCTCACGCCATTGCCGACCGGGGCGAGCAATGGCTGGCTGATGGTGATGGCGTGACCGCCATTGTCGATGGTGCCGCCTCCACTGTAAACGTAGGCACCGGTCAGGCCGGTGAGGAAGGTCGCATTGACCTTGTTCGCTGCGAGGGTGCCCCCGTGGAAGTTGAGCGTGCCGGAGCCGGCACTGCGATACACGGCCGGGGTGGTCACGGTGCCGCCGCGGAGATTCGCGATACCGACGCCGGCGGCCGCGACGCCGAAGCGCAGGCCATTGTTCGTCGCGGCGAAGTTTAGGGCTGCACTGCCCGAGACGTTGAGGATGCCGAGGCCATTCTCGCCAAGCCAGATGCCATTGTCACCCGCGGCGCTCTGGTTGTAGATGGCGGAGCCGGAGAGATTCATCAGCCCGATGCTGTTGGCACCCGCTCCATTGGTGACCGGGCCGGTCATGGAATAGGTGCCGCCGTTCTGGTTGAAGACACCGCGAGCCGTGGCAAGGCCGAGCGCGAGGAAGCCGCCGACGTTCACGGTGCCGCCGCTGATCGAGCAGGCCCCGTAGCCGGTATTGACCATTCCAAGGCCGAGCTGGCGGCGCAGGGTGAGCGATCCGGAGGTCATCTTCACCGTGCCGGCGCTCGTGCCATTGGTGCCGACCGAAAGCGTGGCGCGGTAGACTTCGTCCTGGGTGGCGTTGCCCGCGCGGTTGTTGTAATTCACAGTGGCACCGTTGATCTCCAGGATGCCGTTTTGACCCGCCACCGAACCCACCACCGCGGTATGGCCGGTGCGAACGGCACCGCCCTGCGCCATCGAGCCGAAGGTGCCGGTATTGTTGAGCACCAGCCGTCCGCCCTCGACCTGCACGTTGGAGGTGACGTTGCTGGCGTTGTTCGTCAGGGTCAGCGTTCCGGTCCCGCGTTTTACAAAGCCAAGCAGGCCGGTGCCCCCGCCATTGCGGACGATGCCGTCGAAGGTCTGGGTGCCGGCGATGTTCCAGAACGACCACTTGTCGGCATTGGTGCCGTTTTCAAAGGTGCCGGTGCCGGTCAGGCCGGTGGCGAGGAAGTCTCCCGTGCTGCCAACCGTGCCGCCTTGGATATCCAGCGTGCCGAGGATGTCGGTATTTCCGCCCGCGAGGCGAAGGTAGCCGGCGCCGGTCTTGGTGAGATGCAGCGTGCTGGCGGCACCGTCATTGACCGTGCCATTGACGGTGGTGTTGCCGGAGCCGGCAACCGTCAGGGTCTGGATGCCGCTGGCCGCGCCCGTGACACCATTGGCGACCGTCAGCGTGTTCGCCGTGGGGTTGATCCAGCTCTGGCTGGCAGCCAGCGTGATCGCCACGTTTTGCCCGGCGGTGGCGGAACCGATCGTCACCGCTCCCGCGGCCGGATCGAGATCAATGCCACCCGCCCCAAGCGTGAGGATTTGGTTCACACCGCCGCCCTCGAGCGCCGTGGTCCCGGTGTTGAAAAACACGACCGACTTCGCCGATTGGGCGGCATTCAACGCGACGACGGTGGCTCCATCGATCGGGTCGATGTTGAAGACGGCATCATCCGACGCGCCGGGAACCACGGCGGGATCGGGCGTGGTCGCTCCGGCAGCAGAGGACCAGTTCGCGACGGCATTCCATCCGCCGCCGGCTCCGTCCCAATAGACCGGGGACGTGAGGGCCGCGTGGGCGGAAGATAGCGAGGAAGCCAGGAAGCAACCTAAACCGAAGGCGGTCTCGATGAGGTTGCGGCGGGAATGCGGCAATTGGGGTTTCATTGGGTTGGTTAAGTACGTAACCCCGCCTTGAGGAGAGGCATGAAGTCCCCCTAACAGGCCTGCCGCGGGCACAGTGGTGCCGGCGAAAGGGCGGTCTTCGGGACGCCTTCCAAAAAGGGTCGACGAGGCTTAAAAGTGCCTCACCGGGTCTGCGGGTTTCGGGTTTCGATGGATTTGGGTTGTCGGATCCGATTCCGTTTCCCAACCGCCCTTCGGGTTTGGACGTTGAATGTTGGAGAACCGGTTATCGAACCTTGCCGCAGTCTAAATCGTCCCTTCGAAGAATCTTGTATTCAACGGTTTCGTTTGTGTGGAATTGCGACACTGCCATTTCAAAGATGCTTCTCAATGTGTCACAAGTCACTGCAAAATAGAAGGTTAAACTTAACCCATTCCGCCGTGTTTTTATCAAAAACCGATCAATTGATTTTTTTGGAATCGGCAAAATGGGGATGATTGCGTAGATCAAAGCGTCGCATTCATACCGAAACGAGAGCTTAGCGAAGCGCCCGCTTTTCGAAATGACACCCCCCCCCAGCGGTCCGCTCCGCTCGCACGTCCAAGCGCCCGCAGCTCCTCTAACAATTCCTCAAACGGACGGCAGCACGGCCGCCAGGATCTCGTCGACGGGAGCCATGCGACCGACGCCCTGATAGCCGCAGGCGAGGTCTCCTTCCGCCGGGCCGATGAAGCGACAGCCGTCTTCCCTGAGGCGG
The genomic region above belongs to Luteolibacter arcticus and contains:
- a CDS encoding beta strand repeat-containing protein — encoded protein: MKPQLPHSRRNLIETAFGLGCFLASSLSSAHAALTSPVYWDGAGGGWNAVANWSSAAGATTPDPAVVPGASDDAVFNIDPIDGATVVALNAAQSAKSVVFFNTGTTALEGGGVNQILTLGAGGIDLDPAAGAVTIGSATAGQNVAITLAASQSWINPTANTLTVANGVTGAASGIQTLTVAGSGNTTVNGTVNDGAASTLHLTKTGAGYLRLAGGNTDILGTLDIQGGTVGSTGDFLATGLTGTGTFENGTNADKWSFWNIAGTQTFDGIVRNGGGTGLLGFVKRGTGTLTLTNNASNVTSNVQVEGGRLVLNNTGTFGSMAQGGAVRTGHTAVVGSVAGQNGILEINGATVNYNNRAGNATQDEVYRATLSVGTNGTSAGTVKMTSGSLTLRRQLGLGMVNTGYGACSISGGTVNVGGFLALGLATARGVFNQNGGTYSMTGPVTNGAGANSIGLMNLSGSAIYNQSAAGDNGIWLGENGLGILNVSGSAALNFAATNNGLRFGVAAAGVGIANLRGGTVTTPAVYRSAGSGTLNFHGGTLAANKVNATFLTGLTGAYVYSGGGTIDNGGHAITISQPLLAPVGNGVSATGLTVGGAGFIDTPVVTITGGGGSGATAVANVDASGTLTGITVTNPGINYTTAPTFALAGGGVGNTGSITGTASLVANTSGGLTFTGTGTTTLGGADTFSGPMAVNGGKLGLGGNHAANAVSVAATAGLVVADPAAAVGTLTVSSLTLASGATLTFETGGGTSSDKIVTGSCTRGAALGFTLYDTGTTNAATLGSYTLVQSTSALAPGITGLSVTNPRVGYTYTFNNTGNAITVDVTSSDSDGDGMSDAYEQANGLDWTLPDGATGVNGATGNLDGDFTNNYDEFLAGTSANNAASDPANTDNDGLRDSWEVTHFGGIAAQTGSDDYDGDFDSNLFEFTSVTLPANAGSFSDTDTDGMADGWEILYFTTITAKDGTVDSDSDLFTDLQEYEYGSNPTDSSYSQAFSKALHRWSFTGNLNDSVGTSHAAIQNGTTSNTNVVTQDATSVTLAGGVKADSQWVKLGANLLPARNTPVTIELWATMNAPQSWSRIFDFHSGTTENLFMSWSQAATPLTDRVEWRDGALASTNNTNNYAVGTKYHIVMTIEPAPVAGSSVVKWYSAPAYDGESYLEMGPARGTVTVANSLALFSDPIAALGLSTFGDNTASATYDEVRIWDGALADWAVQGLYQQGPDNAAQLDTDNDKLPDAFEQYYFQSLEFDPGDDPDNDSSDNLEELIALSDPNDSQSSPNDSDADGLPDAWEEEYFTDLDETSTGDPDGDYATNEEELAAGTSPVSYVLFPDDDNDGMSDGWEENFIGDLTDNGTGDTDGDGFSSLAEFTAKTAPDNPMVPGNPDGDGDNDGLPDRWETTWFSTTTLLTQNGTGDSDSDGFNDLAEYEATSDPTDIDSTPQDINGDGTADQHVFHGMTATGSGPQDKDGQATPFTSRLAGTGASIPTVDPNLDLDTTAGTLALTSSSSDINGQVNMAQLEALGLPLSSLGFTGNQDFRVRAHYVNQPVIGGYDQIGAWVGTSSTSMTRAAVVFGNYVGLGTNTNGANDANGFFGVTNSGGMAARDLTVVIERIGGVWSMSCNGTPCTPTAQPAFLDGLATLQAGIYVLDQNAHKTATLESFTAVSFGSGSGDGDSDGMDDAWETAKLGGQSRDGTGDLDNDGTLDLLEFAFNGDPNNGSSRGSITSALADTNGNSQKELTLTVAVRNGASFAGQPDGSQLAVVGGVTYTIRGSLNLTSFTSGVTHVLMTASGDPAYELHTFRLNASEGLGGRGFLQAVATHP